From the genome of Burkholderia pyrrocinia:
CCGAAGGCGACCGACCAGCTCGTGCTCGTGAACCCGATCGGCCTCGAGGACTGGAAGGCGCTCGGCGTGCCGCCGCTGTCGGTCGACTACTGGTATGCGCGCGAGCAGAAGACGACGGCCGACGGCATCCGCCGCTACGAGCAGAGCACGTACTACGCGGGCAAATGGTCGCCGTCGTACGAGCGCTGGGTGCAGATGCTCGCCGGGATGTACCGCGGCGCCGGTCGCGATGCGGTTGCATGGAACTCCGCGCTGATCTACGACATGATCCTCACGCAGCCGGTGGTCTACGAACTCGGCGCGATCCGCGTGCCGACGCTGCTCATGATCGGCGACAAGGACACGACCGCGATCGGCAAGGACGTGGCGCCGCCCGACGTGCACGCGAAGCTCGGCCGCTATCCGGAACTCGCGAAGCGCACGCAGGCGGCGATCCCCGGCGCGCAGCTCGTCGAATTCCCGGCGCTCGGGCACGCACCGCAGATCCAGGACCCGGACGCATTCCACAAGGCGCTGCTCGACGGGCTGGCGGCCGTACACCCGCAGTGATGCGGGGCCGGCCGCCGGCGGCGCATGCTCGCGCGGTCAGCGCGACTCGTTCGCGAGTTCGTCGCGGATCTGCGCGGCCAGTTCGAACGAGCGCAGCCGCGCGGCGTGATCGTAGATCTGCGCGGTGATGATCAATTCGTCCGCCCCCGTCTGCGCGATGCGGTCGCGCAGCTTGTCGCGCACCGTGTCGCGCGAGCCGACCGCCGCGAACGACAGCGAATGCGCGACGTTGGCGAGTTCGAGCTCGTTCGCCTCGAGTGCGTCGACGGGCGGCGGCAGCTTGCCCGGCGTGCCGCGCCGCAGGTTGATGAACTGCTGCTGCAGCGACGTGAACAGGCGCCGCGCCTCGTCGTCGGTATCGGCCGCGAACACGTTGACGCCGACCATCGCGTGCGGCTTCGGCCACGCGGCCGACGGCCGGTACTGCGCGCGGTAGATCTCGAGCGCGCGCATCAGGTAGTCCGGCGCGAAGTGCGACGCGAACGCGAACGGCAGCCCGAGCATCGCGGCGAGCTGCGCGCTGAACAGGCTCGAGCCGAGCAGCCACACGGGCACCTCGAGCCCCGCGCCGGGCACCGCGCGCACGCGCTGGCCGGGCACCGGCTCCGCGAAGTAGCGCAGCAGCTCGGCGACGTCGTCCGGAAACGAGTCGGCGCTGCCGATCAGGTCGCGGCGCAGCGCGCGCGACGTGGTCTGGTCGGTGCCGGGCGCGCGGCCGAGGCCGAGGTCGATGCGCCCCGGATACAGCGACGCGAGCGTGCCGAACTGCTCCGCGATCACGAGCGGCGCGTGGTTCGGCAGCATGATGCCGCCCGACCCGACGCGGATCGTCTGCGTGGCGCCCGCGACATGGCCGATCACGACCGCGGTCGCCGCGCTCGCGATGCCGGGCATGTTGTGATGCTCGGCGAGCCAGTAGCGTCGATAGCCCCAGCGTTCCGCGTGCTGCGCGAGATCGACGGTGTTGCGGAACGCCTGCGAGGCGTCGGCGCCGGCCGGAATGGGGGCGAGATCGAGTACGGAAAACGGAGTCATCGGGTGGCCTTCGAAAGGGGGCGCGCGGTGATGCGCTGACGCAACAAATGCCAAGGATTTTGCCAAAGGGTTCCGGAACGTGCTGGGGGCGCGCCGATACCCATGCGCGTGACAGGGATGCAGGGTCGAATTCGTTGGTTGTTGCAAAAATCAATCCAATCGCTGACTAATTACCAATCTTTACCGCGATTGGATGTGAATCCGCATCGACCTACAAATTTGCACGAAACGTTTGATTTTCTAGACTGCAATACGCCTGCAAAGTCCTTACGCTAACGTGAACGCGGTTGCGCCCAAATGGTTCGCCGACTGCGCAGCTTTGCCGGAATTGCACCAGTCCGTTTCTCGTAGTGCCGAGCGCGGGGTGCCGCGGACTGCTAAAATCCGGCGCCTGCCCATGTTGTGCCGATGGTAGCTATTCGAATCTTCCCGCATCCCGTCCGGGCGTCGCGCGGAGATGCGCCACGCGAAGCCGGGCATGGCAACACCCGAAAACGGGTCGTGCCTCCCCCAAACACAGACGCTGCTGGAACAAGGAGTCGGGTCGTGCCCGCATTCGTCGTTGTCCGAATACCGCATCACGCTCAATCACGCGCAAGCGTTCGCCGTGGCGTTCAGGTCGCCGGGAGGCGTCGCGCATGACGCCAACGGCCACGCTGCTCGACTGGCTCCTGATCGCGTTCACGCTGGCCGCGGCCGGCTATGCGCTGGTCGCCGCCTTTGCGCCGCGGCCGCGCACGCCGCGCACGGCCGCGCGCGACGGCTTCGAGCCGGTCAGCGTGCTCAAGCCGCTGTGCGGCGCGGAGCCGCACCTGTACGAAAACCTCGCGACCTTCTGCGAACAGCGCCACCCGCGCCATGAAGTGCTGTTCGGCGTCGCGTCGGCGGCCGACCCGGCGGTGGCCGTCGTCGAGCGGCTGCGCGCCGACTATCCCGAGTGCGACATCACGCTCGTGATCGACGCGCGCGTGCACGGCAAGAACCTGAAGGTCAGCAACCTGATCAATCTCGCGGCGCGCGCGAAATACGGTCGCATCGTGATCGCGGACAGCGATATCGCGGTGAAGCCCGACCACCTGGAGCGCGTGACGGCGCCGCTCGCCGATGCGTCGGTCGGTGTCGTCACGTGCCTGTATCATGCGCGCAGCGTCGGCGGGTTCTGGACGCGAATCGGCGCGCAGTTCGTCGATGCCTGGTTCGCGCCGTCGGTGCGGATCACGCACCTCGGCCGCTCGAGCCGCTTCGGCTTCGGTGCGACCCTCGCGCTGACGCGCGACACGCTCGACCGGATCGGCGGCTTTCTCGCGCTGAAGGACGAGCTGGCCGACGATTTCTGGCTTGCCGAGCTGCCGCGCCGCCTCGGGCGGCGCACCGTGCTGTCGGAGGTCGAGGTCGCGACCGACGTGATCGAGCCGTCGTTCGGGCCGCTGTGGCACCGCGAGACGCGCTGGCTGCGTACGATCCGGTCGCTGAACCCGGCCGGTTTCGCGTTCCTGTTCATCACCTTTACCGTGCCGTGGCTCGCGATCGGCGCGGCGCTCGCGCTGCGTCTCGACGGGACGTTTGCGGGTACGCTGGCAGGTTCCGCGGCCGCCGTCGGCGCATTCGGGCGGCTCGTGCTGCATGCGCGCGGCGAGGACGGCTGGCGCGCGTTCTGGCGCGACCTGCCCCTCGTCGCGGTGCGCGACACGCTGCTCGCGCTCGAGTGGCTCGCGGCCGCGTTCGGCACGCATGTCGTGTGGCGCGGCGCGAGAATGACGGTCGTCGGCGGCGAACGCGCGACGGCGGCCGTGGAAGGGGCAGACGGCCGCTAGGGCCGCTCCCGGACGAACCCGGCCCGAGGGCCGAGACGCGCTGCGCGCAGAAGCCGCGCGACGCGACATGACAGAGAGAGGCGGGCGCCGGCAGGGCGGCCCGCGGTTTTTTGACTGAATCGTTGAATCGAAACGAACTATGCAGGCTACCGGAGCATTCATGAAAACGCTGTTCTTGCAGGCCCCTTCGTATGACGGCTTCGACGGCGGAGCCGGCTCGCGCTACCAGGCGAAGCGCGAAATCCGTTCCTTCTGGTATCCGACGTGGCTCGCGCAGCCGGCCGCGCTCGTGCCGGGCAGCCGCGTCGTCGATGCGCCGGCCGACGGCCTGTCGGTCGAGGAGACGCTGAAGATCGCGAACGACTACGATCTCGTGATCATCCACACGAGCACGCCGTCGTTCCCGACCGACGCGATGTTCGCGCAGGATCTCAAGAAGATGAAGCCGTCGATGCTGGTCGGCATGGTGGGCGCGAAGGTGATGGTCGATCCGCACAACTCGCTCACGGCGAGCGAGGCCATCGACTTCGTGTGCCGCGAGGAATTCGACTACACCTGCAAGGAAATCGCCGAAGGCAAGCCGCTCGCCGAGATCAAGGGCTTGAGCTGGCGCGCGAAGGACGGCTCAATCGAGCACAACGAAGCGCGTCCGATCCTCGAGAACATGGACGAACTGCCGTTCGTCGCGCCCATCTACAAGCGCGACCTGAAGATCGACAACTACTTCATCGGCTACCTGAACTACCCGTACGTGTCGATCTACACGGGCCGCGGCTGCAAGTCGCGCTGCACGTTCTGCCTGTGGCCGCAGACGGTCAGCGGCCATCGCTACCGCACGCGCTCGGTCGAGAACGTGCTCGCGGAAGCGAAGTGGATCCGCGACAACATGCCGGAAGTGAAGGAACTGATGTTCGACGACGACACCTTCACCGACGACCTGCCGCGCGCAGAAGCCATCGCCATCGGTCTGGGCAAGCTCGGCATGACGTGGTCGTGCAACGCGAAGGCCAACGTGCCGTACAAGTCGCTCAAGGTCATGAAGGAAAACGGCCTGCGCCTGCTGCTGGTCGGTTTCGAATCCGGCGACGACCAGATCCTCGTGAACATCAAGAAGGGCGTGCGCACCGATTTCGCGCGCCGCTTCAGCGCGGACTGCAAGAAGCTCGGCATCAAGATCCACGGCACCTTCATTCTCGGCCTGCCGGGCGAGACGCAGGAAACCATCAAGAAGACGATCGAGTACGCGAAGGAAATCAATCCGCACACGATCCAGGTCTCGCTCGCCGCGCCGTATCCGGGCACGACGCTCTACAAGCAGGCCGTGGAAAACGGCTGGATGGAAGAGAACAAGACCATCAACCTGGTGAGCAAGGAAGGCGTGCAGCTCGCGGCGATCGGCTACGCGCATCTGTCGCGCGACGAGATCTATCACCACCTCGAGCAGTTCTATCGCCAGTTCTACTTCCGTCCGTCGAAGATCTGGGAGATTGTCCGCGAGATGCTGACGAGCTGGGACATGATGAAGCGCCGCCTGCGCGAAGGCGTCGAGTTCTTCCGCTTCCTGCGCGCGCACGAGGCCTGATTCGTGGCGACGCAGCCGGCGGCGCGGGCGCTGATCTTCACCGCGGACGACTTCGGGCTGCACCCGCGCGTCAACGCGGCGGTCGAGCGCGCGCACCGCGACGGCGTGCTGAACGCCGCGAGCCTGATGGTCGGCGCGCCCGCCGCGCAGGATGCGATCGAACGCGCGCGGCGGCTGCCGTCGCTCGCGGTCGGCCTGCATCTCGTCCTCGCGGACGGGCCGGCCACGCTGCCCGCGCATGACATTCCCGCGCTCGTCGGCCCCGACGGGCGGTTCGGCGACGCGATGGCGAAGGACGGCTGTCGTTTCTTCTTCCTGCCGCACGTGCGTGCGCAATTGCGCCGCGAGATCCGTGCACAGTTCGACGCGTTCGCGGCGAGCGGCCTGCCGCTCGACCACGTGAACGCGCACAAGCATTTCCACCTGCATCCGACCGTGCTGTCGATGATCATCGAGATCGGCCGCGATTACGGGCTGCGCGCGGTGCGGCTGCCGTACGAGACGAGCGCGTCCGCGCTGCTCAAGCCGTGGATCGCGCTCGTGCGCGCACGGCTCGACCGCGCGGGGCTCGCGCACAACGACTACGTGGTCGGGATCGAGCATACGGGCGCGATGGACGAGGCTGTGCTGCTCGATGCGCTCGCCACGCTGCCGCCGGGCGTCGGCGAGATCTACTGCCATCCGGCCGAGGCCGGCGACGGCCCGATCACGCCGACGATGGCCGGCTACCGTCCGGTGGACGAACTGGATGCGCTGCTGTCGCCGCGCGTTGCCGCCGCGCTGAACGCGGCGGGCGTCGCGACCGGCGGCTTTGCCGACGTGTTCGGCCAGCGTGCGGCCCGGCGTGGCGCGCACGCGCCGCGCACACCGGGAGCGCAGCCGTCATGACCAAGTGGATCAAGTGGCTCGGCTGGCCGATCGGCATCGGCATCCTGCTCGCGCTGGGGCTGCACGAAGGCGTCGGCGACGTGTCGCAGATGCTCGCGCGCGCCGGTTACGCGCTGCTGTGGCTCGTGCCGTTCCACGCGCTGCCGCTGCTGCTCGACGCGTATGCATGGCACCTGCTGCTCGACCGGCGCAGTTCGCTGCCGTTCCTGTGGTGGATCGCGACCGTGCGCGAGGCCGTGAACCGGCTGCTGCCGGTGGTCGGGATCGGCGGCGAGCTGGTCGGCATCCGGCTCGCGCGCTGGCAGGTGCCCGACGCGAGCCGCGTGACGGCGTCGGTGATCGTCGAGGTGCTGGTGACGATCGTCGTCCAGTATGCGTTCGCGGCGCTCGGCCTCGTGCTGCTGCTGTCGACGACGGACAACATGGGCGGCGGCACGATCGGCCTCGCGCTGCTGCTGACGCTGCCGTTGCCCGTGCTCGGCGTCGTGCTGATGCGGCGCGGCGGCATCTTCCACGCGATCGAGCGTTTCGCGGGCCGCCTGCTCGGCGATTCGCACCGGCTGCTGCAGGGCGTCGACGGCCGCCGGCTCGACGCCGACATCGACGGGCTGATGTCGCGCACGGGCCTGCTGTTCAGCGCATTCTTCTGGCAACTGGCCGGCTACGTGCTCGGCGCGCTCGAGATCTACTGGGCGCTCGCGCTGCTCGGCCATCCGGTGTCGATCGGCGGCGCGATCGCGATCGAGGCGATG
Proteins encoded in this window:
- a CDS encoding alpha/beta fold hydrolase, which gives rise to MLPICKMLSVARAALFGAGVAFACATSAAEAAPVPAGNDGPAYGPRLEGFPYPEPEHRYAFVSQRETLEMTYMDVQPVHPNGRTVVLLHGKNFCAGTWEDTLGVLSRAGYRVIAPDQIGFCKSSKPDRYQYSFQQLARNTHALLESIGVKSATIVGHSTGGMLAIRYALMYPKATDQLVLVNPIGLEDWKALGVPPLSVDYWYAREQKTTADGIRRYEQSTYYAGKWSPSYERWVQMLAGMYRGAGRDAVAWNSALIYDMILTQPVVYELGAIRVPTLLMIGDKDTTAIGKDVAPPDVHAKLGRYPELAKRTQAAIPGAQLVEFPALGHAPQIQDPDAFHKALLDGLAAVHPQ
- a CDS encoding LLM class flavin-dependent oxidoreductase, which produces MTPFSVLDLAPIPAGADASQAFRNTVDLAQHAERWGYRRYWLAEHHNMPGIASAATAVVIGHVAGATQTIRVGSGGIMLPNHAPLVIAEQFGTLASLYPGRIDLGLGRAPGTDQTTSRALRRDLIGSADSFPDDVAELLRYFAEPVPGQRVRAVPGAGLEVPVWLLGSSLFSAQLAAMLGLPFAFASHFAPDYLMRALEIYRAQYRPSAAWPKPHAMVGVNVFAADTDDEARRLFTSLQQQFINLRRGTPGKLPPPVDALEANELELANVAHSLSFAAVGSRDTVRDKLRDRIAQTGADELIITAQIYDHAARLRSFELAAQIRDELANESR
- the hpnI gene encoding bacteriohopanetetrol glucosamine biosynthesis glycosyltransferase HpnI, whose product is MTPTATLLDWLLIAFTLAAAGYALVAAFAPRPRTPRTAARDGFEPVSVLKPLCGAEPHLYENLATFCEQRHPRHEVLFGVASAADPAVAVVERLRADYPECDITLVIDARVHGKNLKVSNLINLAARAKYGRIVIADSDIAVKPDHLERVTAPLADASVGVVTCLYHARSVGGFWTRIGAQFVDAWFAPSVRITHLGRSSRFGFGATLALTRDTLDRIGGFLALKDELADDFWLAELPRRLGRRTVLSEVEVATDVIEPSFGPLWHRETRWLRTIRSLNPAGFAFLFITFTVPWLAIGAALALRLDGTFAGTLAGSAAAVGAFGRLVLHARGEDGWRAFWRDLPLVAVRDTLLALEWLAAAFGTHVVWRGARMTVVGGERATAAVEGADGR
- the hpnJ gene encoding hopanoid biosynthesis associated radical SAM protein HpnJ, translated to MQATGAFMKTLFLQAPSYDGFDGGAGSRYQAKREIRSFWYPTWLAQPAALVPGSRVVDAPADGLSVEETLKIANDYDLVIIHTSTPSFPTDAMFAQDLKKMKPSMLVGMVGAKVMVDPHNSLTASEAIDFVCREEFDYTCKEIAEGKPLAEIKGLSWRAKDGSIEHNEARPILENMDELPFVAPIYKRDLKIDNYFIGYLNYPYVSIYTGRGCKSRCTFCLWPQTVSGHRYRTRSVENVLAEAKWIRDNMPEVKELMFDDDTFTDDLPRAEAIAIGLGKLGMTWSCNAKANVPYKSLKVMKENGLRLLLVGFESGDDQILVNIKKGVRTDFARRFSADCKKLGIKIHGTFILGLPGETQETIKKTIEYAKEINPHTIQVSLAAPYPGTTLYKQAVENGWMEENKTINLVSKEGVQLAAIGYAHLSRDEIYHHLEQFYRQFYFRPSKIWEIVREMLTSWDMMKRRLREGVEFFRFLRAHEA
- the hpnK gene encoding hopanoid biosynthesis-associated protein HpnK encodes the protein MATQPAARALIFTADDFGLHPRVNAAVERAHRDGVLNAASLMVGAPAAQDAIERARRLPSLAVGLHLVLADGPATLPAHDIPALVGPDGRFGDAMAKDGCRFFFLPHVRAQLRREIRAQFDAFAASGLPLDHVNAHKHFHLHPTVLSMIIEIGRDYGLRAVRLPYETSASALLKPWIALVRARLDRAGLAHNDYVVGIEHTGAMDEAVLLDALATLPPGVGEIYCHPAEAGDGPITPTMAGYRPVDELDALLSPRVAAALNAAGVATGGFADVFGQRAARRGAHAPRTPGAQPS
- a CDS encoding HpnL family protein, with translation MTKWIKWLGWPIGIGILLALGLHEGVGDVSQMLARAGYALLWLVPFHALPLLLDAYAWHLLLDRRSSLPFLWWIATVREAVNRLLPVVGIGGELVGIRLARWQVPDASRVTASVIVEVLVTIVVQYAFAALGLVLLLSTTDNMGGGTIGLALLLTLPLPVLGVVLMRRGGIFHAIERFAGRLLGDSHRLLQGVDGRRLDADIDGLMSRTGLLFSAFFWQLAGYVLGALEIYWALALLGHPVSIGGAIAIEAMTQAVRHAAFMVPGGLGVQEATVVLLAQMFGVDRETALSLALVKRGREVLFGCLALGSWQLAELVRTRRRIGAPPAVPRAPHPASRMPETETQAETTH